One Equus caballus isolate H_3958 breed thoroughbred chromosome 14, TB-T2T, whole genome shotgun sequence DNA segment encodes these proteins:
- the N4BP3 gene encoding NEDD4-binding protein 3, whose protein sequence is MATAPGAAGIAMGSVGSLLERQDFSPEELRAALAGSRSSRQPDGLLRKGLGQRELLSYLHLPKKDSKTTKRAPRNEPADYATLYYREHPRAGDFSKTSLPERGRFDKCRIRPSVFKPVAGSGKGFLSMQSLAAHKGQKLWRSNGSLHTLACHPPLSPGPRTSQAQARAQLLHALSLDEGGPEPEPSLSDSSSGGSFGRSPGAGPGPFSSSLGHINHLGGSLDRASRGPKEAGPLAMLSCLPEPPPPYEFSCPTAEEVVAVLPDACEDLKRGLGDEDGSNPFTQVLEERQRLWLSELKRLYVERLHEVAQKAERSERNLQLQLFMAQQEQRRLRKELQAQQGLASEPRPPGTLPEADPSARPEEEARWEVCQKTAEISLLKQQLREAQAELAQKLAEIFSLKTQLRGSRAQAQAQDAELARLRETVRSLQEQGPREEAPGSCETDDCKSRGLLGEAGGSEARDGTEQLRAELLQERLRGEEQALHFERERRTWQEEKERVLRYQREIQGGYLDMYRRNQALEQELRALREPPTPWSPRLESSKI, encoded by the exons ATGGCCACAGCCCCAGGCGCTGCTGGCATTGCCATGGGCAGCGTGGGCAGCCTGTTGGAACGGCAGGATTTCTCCCCCGAAGAGCTCCGGGCGGCACTCGCAGGGTCCCGCAGCTCCCGCCAGCCTGATGGGCTCCTTCGGAAAGGCTTGGGCCAGCGTGAGCTCCTCAGCTACCTGCATCTCCCCAAGAAGGACAGCAAGACTACCAAGCGGGCCCCTCGGAACGAGCCTGCCGACTATGCCACCCTCTACTACCGGGAGCATCCTCGAGCTGGTGACTTCAGCAAGACTTCACTGCCTGAGCGCGGTCGCTTCGATAAG TGCCGCATTCGCCCATCAGTGTTCAAGCCTGTGGCAGGCAGCGGGAAAGGCTTCCTGTCCATGCAGAGCCTGGCAGCCCACAAGGGCCAGAAGCTGTGGCGCAGCAATGGCAGCCTGCACACACTGGCCTGCCACCCGCCCCTGAGCCCGGGGCCCAGGACCAGCCAGGCGCAGGCTCGTGCCCAGCTGCTGCACGCCCTCAGCCTGGACGAGGGCGGCCCTGAGCCTGAGCCCAGCCTGTCCGACTCCTCCAGTGGGGGCAGCTTTGGCCGCAGTCCTGGCGCCGGCCCCGGCCCCTTCAGCTCCTCCCTGGGCCACATTAACCACCTCGGGGGCTCCCTGGACCGGGCCTCGCGGGGCCCCAAGGAGGCTGGGCCGCTGGCTATGCTGAGCTGCCTGCCAGAGCCACCGCCCCCCTATGAGTTCTCCTGCCCCACGGCCGAGGAGGTAGTAGCTGTGCTGCCGGATGCCTGTGAGGACCTCAAGAGGGGCCTCGGTGATGAGGATGGCTCCAACCCCTTCACGCAG GTACTGGAGGAGCGCCAGCGGCTATGGCTGTCTGAGCTGAAGCGCCTGTACGTGGAACGGCTACACGAGGTGGCCCAGAAGGCCGAGCGCAGTGAGCGCAATCTCCAGCTACAGCTGTTTATGGCCCAGCAGGAGCAGCGGCGCCTGCGGAAGGAGCTACAGGCACAGCAGGGCCTGGCCTCTGAGCCCCGACCCCCAGGCACCCTCCCGGAGGCCGACCCCAGTGCCCGACCAGAGGAAGAAGCCCGGTGGGAG GTGTGCCAGAAGACAGCGGAGATTAGCCTCCTGAAGCAGCAGCTACGGGAGGCCCAGGCGGAGCTGGCGCAGAAGCTGGCTGAGATCTTCAGCCTGAAGACGCAGCTTCGGGGCAGCCGGGCACAAGCCCAGGCCCAGGACGCAGAGCTGGCCCGGCTCCGGGAGACCGTGCGGAGCCTGCAGGAGCAGGGCCCCCGGGAGGAAGCCCCGGGCAGCTGTGAGACCGATGACTGCAAGAGCAGGGGgctgctgggggaggcaggaggcagcgaGGCCAGAGATGGCACTGAGCAGCTGCGGGCTGAGCTGCTGCAAGAGCGGCTCCGGGGCGAGGAGCAGGCGCTACACTTTGAGCGGGAGCGGCGGACgtggcaggaggagaaggagagggtACTGCGCTACCAGCGGGAGATCCAGGGGGGCTACCTGGACATGTACCGCCGCAACCAGGCGCTTGAACAGGAACTGCGGGCGCTGCGGGAGCCCCCCACACCCTGGAGTCCTCGGCTTGAGTCCTCCAAGATCTGA